The stretch of DNA TTCGGAAATCAACCGCATCCTGCTGACCGACCTGGCTGCCGGCAAAATCAGCGGTGAAGACCGCGTCTACCTCGCCCAGCTGGTTGCCAAGCGCACCGGCATGACGCAAGCGGAAGCGGAACAGCGCATCGACCTGATCTACGCTCAGGCCACCCAAGCCGCCGCCGACGCCAAAGCCAAGGCCATGGCTGCCGCCGAAGAAGCGCGTAAAGCCGCTGCCCACTCGGCACTGTGGATGTTCGTGGCCCTGCTGCTGGGTGCCTTCATCGCCGCCATCTCCGCCATTGCCGGCGGCCGTAACCGCGACCACGCTCGCGTGCTGATCACCCAGCGCACCATCTAAAACAAGGAGAACACCATGCGTTCGATCTTACTGCTGTTACTTGGCATCCCCCTGCCGATCGTCATCCTGATCGCACTGTTCGTGCGTTAAAGACGACCCACCTCGATCACCGCGTTGGCAAATGCTTCGGGCGCTTCCTGTGGCAGGTTGTGCCCGATGCCACCGGTGATCAGTTCGTGTTTGTACTTGCCGGTGAAGCGCTTCGCGTAGCTTGCCGGTTCTGGATGCGGCGCGCCATTGGCGTCGCCTTCCAGCGTGATGGTCGGCACCGAGATGCTCGGCAATGCCGCCAGTTTCGCTTCCAGCCCCGCGTACTTCACCTCCCCCGGCTCCAGGCCGAGGCGCCAGCGGTAGTTATACACCGTCACCGCGGCGTGGTCGGGATTGTCCAGCGCCACGGCGCTGCGCTCGTAGGTCGCATCATCAAACTTCCATTCCGGCGACGCCAGCTTCCAGATCAATTTGGCGAAGTCGCGGTGGTTCTTCTCGTAGCCCACGCGGCCTCGTTCCGTCGCAAAGTAGAACTGATACCACCATTGCAGTTCCGTCGCCGGCGGCAATGGCTGCTTGCCGGCCTCCTGGCTGCCGATCAGGTAACCGCTGACCGATACCAGCCCCTTGACTCGCTCCGGCCACAGCGCCGCGACGATATCGGCGGTGCGCGCACCCCAGTCATAGCCGGCCAGCGTGGCCTTGTCGATCTTCAGCGCATCCATCAGCGCGACGACGTCGCTCGCCAGCGCCGCCGGCTCGCCGTTGCGGATCGCCTTGGCGTCGAGGAAGCGCGTGGTGCCGTAACCGCGCAGGTGCGGCACGATCACGCGATAGCCTTGTGCGGTCAGCTTCGGCACCACATCGACGTAGCTGTTGATATCGTAAGGCCAGCCGTGCAGCAGGATCACCACCGGTCCGTTGACCGGGCCTTGGTCAACATAGCCGACATCCAGTTCGCCGGCCTTGATCTGCTTGATGTCGGTAAAGCCGGCCGGGCTGGCGGCGTGGGCGCCGGCGAGGCCGAACAGCGTCGCGATGGCCAGCGCGCTGGCGGCGAATATTTTAGTGGTGTTCATTATGCGTCCTCCAGGGTAATGGTAGAAAGGCTGGCGCCGTCACTAAGGCCGGCGTCGAGCGAATAGGGATCAATGCCATCCAGGCAGCCGAGGTTCACGCGCCACTGCAGCGGGTCTTTGCGGGTCTG from Duganella dendranthematis encodes:
- a CDS encoding alpha/beta fold hydrolase — its product is MNTTKIFAASALAIATLFGLAGAHAASPAGFTDIKQIKAGELDVGYVDQGPVNGPVVILLHGWPYDINSYVDVVPKLTAQGYRVIVPHLRGYGTTRFLDAKAIRNGEPAALASDVVALMDALKIDKATLAGYDWGARTADIVAALWPERVKGLVSVSGYLIGSQEAGKQPLPPATELQWWYQFYFATERGRVGYEKNHRDFAKLIWKLASPEWKFDDATYERSAVALDNPDHAAVTVYNYRWRLGLEPGEVKYAGLEAKLAALPSISVPTITLEGDANGAPHPEPASYAKRFTGKYKHELITGGIGHNLPQEAPEAFANAVIEVGRL